A single Deinococcus betulae DNA region contains:
- the panD gene encoding aspartate 1-decarboxylase, with product MERIMFRAKIHRATVTQADLDYVGSVTIDQDLLDAADILVNERVDIYNITNGNRLSTYALSGPRGSGVIGINGAAAHLMRPGDLVIIAAYGNFTEDEARRLEPRVVHVDERNRQLDLQLA from the coding sequence GTGGAACGCATCATGTTCAGGGCCAAAATTCACCGCGCCACTGTGACGCAGGCCGATCTGGATTACGTCGGCAGCGTGACGATTGACCAGGACTTGCTGGACGCGGCGGATATTCTGGTCAACGAGCGCGTGGACATCTACAACATCACCAACGGCAACCGCCTGAGCACCTATGCCCTCAGTGGGCCGCGCGGCAGCGGCGTGATTGGCATTAACGGCGCCGCCGCCCACCTGATGCGGCCCGGTGACCTGGTGATTATTGCGGCCTACGGCAACTTTACTGAAGACGAAGCGCGCCGCCTGGAGCCGCGCGTGGTGCATGTGGACGAGCGCAACCGTCAGCTCGACCTGCAACTGGCCTGA